Genomic window (Pristiophorus japonicus isolate sPriJap1 chromosome 9, sPriJap1.hap1, whole genome shotgun sequence):
CTTTACATTTTATATTCTTTTTAAGTTTAGCCAGGTGCACTATTCTAGTCAATGACTGGCAAATTGACACTAAACAATCAGTTCATTTTTCTTTCCTTAGTATTTTAGTAAGTTTTTTTTCCCTTAATTATATGTTTGTAAACTGGGAAAATTGTACAGTGCACTTAATTGTCCTATCTGAGCTGTCTTTTATCCTTTTGTCTTTTTGCTCAGCCTCTGTACCCCTGATTAAAGAAAGGGCATAGAAGTCACAAGCGGAGTCAAGTGCGATTTAAATACAAGCTGGGGGTGGGTGGGCTGGTACGAGTACTAATGTATCATCTTTTATGTTTATACAACTGCCGTGTGGCGTATGAACCAAGCATGACTTTAGGGATCACAGATGGATGCTGTGACATTAATGGAATTGTCAAGACTTTTTTTCCTCCTTTGTTCCTCCTGTTTTGTTACTTCCATTTTGTTTAAATATTGAGAATTGGTTAACTCACTGGTAGCCAAAACTTTCAGATGCATGATGTGGAACCATCACTTGGGTCAACACAAACCCAAGGCTACTCCTCCAGTACCTAACTGAAGAACAGAAAGAAAACCAATACAGTTTAAATAGATCCAAGGCACTCAGATTATTATTTTTCCTTTAACCAAATAATAGTATTCACCCAATCACCTTCATTATTTTTTTTTTGCTTCTCCAAAAGTCAAGGCCAGCAATTGTTCTTATGATCTAATTTAATATATTAACCCATTGAGGACAGATTTTTCTTTTGGAAAGAAAAGACGGCTTTAACAGTGCGAATTTCAGCCTGTCCAAAGAGGGTTAAACAAAGGAATAAATTGGGGGAGGGGGTTCCCCCATTTTTGTTTTCCCTCTTGATGTTACAACCTAAACTGTACATGATATGTGTTACAGGACACTATGCAGCATGGTAGTCTTCTttcaaaaaccaaaaaaaggacagAGAAGGGTAGTTACTCAACACTAACTGAGGACAGAATTAAATTGCCGAACATACCATACATGCtgtctaaaagaaaaaaaaaacaataacaTACACAACACGTAAATTATTGCACAAGAGAAAGGCTCGAGTTTGCGTAAATGCAATAGTATTGCCCCGATACAAATCATGCATTCATCAGTGACATTAAACCAGTCGTGCTGGCATCAAGCACATGTTCCTTACGTCCTCAGCTTCCACTTCGTTTTGATCACAAGAGAATAGAAAAAAGCTATAGGGAACTTGAGCATCAATACACCTATTCAGTTTTTATATCATTATTTAACAAGCGCTCACTGTGCCATTTTTTCATGTGTTTCTCGAGGGTACTATACACGCTAAAAGGCATCTGACAAATTTCACATTTGTAAACGTCTTTCCCCACCTGACCGTGCGTTTTCATGTGTCGCGTGAGCTTGCTACTCTGGGCACAGGCGTAGTTGCACAGGTCACATTTGTATGGTCTCTCGCCCGTGTGGCTTCTCCGGTGGACTGTGAGATTGCTGCAGTTCTTGAAGATTTTGCCGCAAAATTCGCACGTGTCACTTCGCCTGCCCTCTTTGGAGCTGGGCCGCCCAGGACCGGGTCCAGTGATGTGGGGCGTGCTCCCACCACTTCCTGTGCCACTCCGACCTGAGATCCCACCGTCCAATTCTCCTGGAGGAGTGGAAAAGcgtaaacttccattttctgaagAGTGCTCAGATGAAGTAGCAAAAGGCGATTGTCTGGAGTCTCCAAAGCTGAGGAATGGGTCTTTCATCTGTCGTGAGGCAGCATAACCAGCAAGCCACTGTGAGTAAACGTTGTCTGTGGGAGCCAAAGGTGCTGATGGCAGGTCAAAGTCTTTCTCAAGTTTAATGCGTTTGGAAAAAGGGCTGAGGGAAGTCGGGCTTCCCAATATAGGCTTCTTGGATAAGCCCACAGAGGCCGATTCACCTGGAGAGGAGCCTCTACCATTGACTGTACCATCATCTGTGCGATCAGATTCACCTGCAACCGAGTCTTCATCATAAGTGTCTCTGTGAACTTCGGTTTCAGACGAGTGTTGAGTCCGCTTGTGTTTTTCAACAAGGACTTGGTGGAAGGCCTCACCATAGTGCTGCATTGTATTCATGGCAATGCTATGCATCACTTCAGGCAGAGACCGCTTCTCCTCCACAGGCCTCGAGCTGTTCTCATGGTGACGCCCACCCTCTAGACTGACACCAAAGGCAAAATCAGGCCTATTTTCATTTTCAggatcgtcctcctcttcctcctcctcctcctcctcctcctcttcctcttcctcctcctcttcctcttcatccccGTTTTCTGGAATCATATTGGCATCAGTTTCACTCTTGTACTTGGCTACGACAGACTTGAGGGCACTGCTGGCACTGCCAACAAGATCACTAGTACCAGGTTCAGGAGAGCTTGCGGTGGAAAGACCATCGTCAGACTTGACTGTCATGGGTGAGGACTTGTGCAAATGTGTTTTCATGTGCCTCTTTAATTTGCTGGCTTGAGTGCAGGCGTGATCACAAAGGTGGCACTTGTATGGTTTCTCACCGGTGTGGCTTCGGCGGTGCACTATCAAATTGCTCTGAAACTTAAATGTTTTCCCACAGAATTCACAGGACTTGGACTTGAGCAGAGTCTGGGCAGGAGGTGCGGCGGGCTGCAGGGGTGGGAGTGGCGGTGTGCTGAGAAATGGGGATTTGTTGCTTGATTGGAATGGTTGCAATAGCCGCTGCATAGGACTAGGCCGGTTTGGTGACAATGGAGGAGTGGAGgtgttgccagccaattctctaagcCTCCGAGAGAAATCCATGGATGGTGGCTCTATAGGTATGGAGTTAAGACGCAGTACCCTGTCAAAGGCACTGGTATGATGTGCTGCTGCCGCCATAGCCATCTCCTCGGCACTCAGCCGATCCATTCGATGCGGGTCTAGGTGATGCCGGGGTGGAGGGCTAAACAACGGAGGTGTAGGGGGAAAGCGACCTTCTCCAAGCCCTGGAGTTTCCCGGGAGACAGGCCCAGACATTCTCAGCAGGTTGAAAGGACTATTGTCTGCTACGTGAAGTCCATGAAGAGGGGGCTGAGAGGCACAGTCTGCCCCAAGTCCTGAAGGAATGGCAACCCGTGGGGTCAAGGGACTTCCATGCTCAGTCTCCAAATAAATTCGGAATCCATGGGTGTTCTGGGCATGTTGGAGGAGAAACCATGCACTGTTGAATGGCTGTTTGCAAGTTGTGCAAGTGTAACTGCTCGGCTCATCCTTTCCTGCAAGAGAAAACAAACAATGCCAGCATGAAGACGACTGAATACCAGGCTCAACTACTATTTTCAAACATTTATTTAAAAGAAAAAGTGTTAAAGAAACTGACTACCCAAATTTAATGGAAAATTAAAAAAGCACCGTGAGGCAACTGGAACAAAGTCAAAATGGTGAAtttatttctcaccattcaaaatgACTGAACATTTCTTGTTTATCTGGTCAAACTGCTCACCTACTTAGGTCGTCTACATTGCAATGGTAATTCTTTATCCTTGCTAGGTAAATAAAGTCACTACAGAACAAAAATTCCCTTATTAATCCTTCATCAGTTTGCTATTCATCCTTTTTAGGGCTGTGCACAAATTTCAAAAATGTAAATCAAACACCAAGACAGAAATCTAATTTTTCCACTGACTCAGGATATGGAAACAAGAGTTAATAAGGCTTTTAACAGCACCAAACTAAACTCCTGAATGCAAGCTATGATCATAACCCCCTACACCATCTATGCAAACCTATCCTATCCTGCCCAATTTTGGAGTTGACAAACGATGGAACTCAGCTATTTTACTTTGtgtctcctcctctcctgaaggcagtaGCACATACCGTACAGTTATTAGTCACCCTCCAGGACTTCATCCAGCTGGTAATTCCTCATATACAAGTCTAGGCAGTGAGTGCTGACTGGAACTCTGATCAACTTTCACCTCTCTTAACCCAGAGCTGCTGAGGCCTACTGCAACATCCCCATTGCTTCACACCTGAGATTAGACAACTCAGCATAGGTATTGAACCTGGAATCTGCTCATCTGTGTGGCTCAGTTGCAGAATATCATTACCAATGGAGCCATCAGGGAGCTGAGTATCTAATTCTTATTGAAATAATTAAACTATTGACAGGAACTGTAAGAGGATTACTTTACACAGAATGAGCATTTACCCATAAATCTGAAGAGGAAAAAACACAATTCAGTCAGTGTGACCCAGCTAATATGCAAGCACAGAGTGCTCTAATCAAAAGGAAGAAATAGCTACACAATAAATAGAATAGAGTATGACAGAAAATTACATCCCATGACAAAGGTCTTTACACTATGTGACACGAGCGATGAAAACTTAACGTATTTGaaatttctctccctccttttttaataggaACATTAACCCATTTATTAGAGATTGGATTGAggtcttcaaaataatgaaaggattgGATTCAGTCCCTATGGATTGGCTATTCAAGCTAGATAGGTTGTGCAGAACCAGGGAACACGAGTACAAGTTACGTCACCACAGAACTAGGTCAGACGCCAGGAGGTCCTTCCCTGTACAGAATCGGCGACCTCAAACAATTTGCCGGCATGTGCAGTGAGTGCGGCAGGTATTGAAAAGGCAGTGGCTCGAGTTCCCGAGTGAGGCCAACATAACCTCACATAGGGCCCCAAGTTTGCTGCAACACTTAGAACAGCGCAGCTGGAACAAaaagcgcgcctaaaacttaccaagGAATTCTGCCCGCTCCTCAGGAAGTCTTCAGCCGAGGCGTAGCGCACCAAatccagtggggggcggagccaggtcttggcgctgaacacagtgccgggacctctgcacatgcgcgctagattgTGCGCGCATGTGTAGgagctcctcgcccccgaatctctgcaggctgtatgggaggagcccgaagcacgccgccccaagccctggccgaatgggctcctagtgcgggtgaccgactatgcggaggagaaggagatcctgagctcagacctggagacggcaatgtccgtcatcggagacaggagatcctgggaacagaaagccaaacaagaaagggagaaggagctggcaaaagtgaccatcaaaaAGGAAGATGTCGAACTCATTATGAACGAGATGGAGATTTCTCAAAGTGCAGCAGAGCGTGGTCTCCGGGAGCATCTGGGAAATGTCATCAAAGCCTTGATTGCTCTCACTGAccgaggccatcgagtgttccttgggactgtctcagAGATGTTCAGGGAGACgggggtagcaggaaagcaaagagaacataagaacataagaattaggaacaggagtaggccatctagcccctcaagcctgctccgccactcaacaagatcatggctgatctggccgtggactcagctccacttacccgcccactccacgtaacccttaattcccttattggttaaaaatctatctatctgtgacttgaatacattcaatgagctagcctcaactgctttcctgggcagagaattccacagattcacaaccctctgggagaagaaattccttctcaactcggttttaaattgactcccccgtattttgaggttgtgcccccgagttctagtctccccgaccagtggaaacaacctctctgcctctatcttgtctatccctttcattattttaaatgtttctataagatcacccctcatccttctgaactccaacgagtaaagacccagtctactcaatctatcatcataaggtaaccccctcatctccggaatcagcctagtgaatcgtctctgtaccccctccaaagccagtatatccttccttaagtaaggtgaccaaaactgcacgcagtactctaggtgcggcctcaccaataccctatacagttgcagcaggacctccctgcttttgtactccatccctctcgcaatgaaggccaacattccattcgccttcctgattatctgctgcacctgcaaactaactttttgggattcatgcacaaggacccccaggtccctctgcaccgcagcatgttgtaatttctccccattcaaataatattcccttttactgtttttttcccccaagagaTTGAgggcaagacgtgagtaggatgggacctgagtagaatgggacctgggcaggctcgtctgtttaacgttGCCCACTGTTTGGGGGCAGGATTGGGGCGGTCTCTGTGAAATGAAAGCTTTGCTTGTGCAAGAATTTCTCGTTGTGCCCCGGCGATGAACCCTGAAGGTGGGCACAGCCTTACAAACGGAAAAGATTGAAAGGACTCAGAACTTGAAACAATAAAATCCAAGCTCACTGAATCAAAAAAGAGGGATTCCCATGGTGTTGCCCAGCTGCGTTTTGTTActgggaacaagatcctcaggatactgaagtccaaagGGCTGGAaccagaccttccagaggatttgtaccatttgatcaacaATGTACTTTCACCTCCCTCCACCCCGACATCGTTCTCTTCTCCCGccatcacctcctcctccccctccccccgccatcacctcctcctccccctcccccatcccacctcctcccacctcctcccctcccccctctcctcccgccTCTCCTTCCTCTCCGCCCCGCCCTCCTTtccctctcacctcccctctcctcctcccctcccccacacctccctctctccatccttcACCaaccccccttaccccctctcctccattcctcccccctcctccctctcacctttctctcccccacatctcctcctcttcccccccttcccctccccctctcctccgctccccctcttccgcctctccttcctctccccctccctcctctctccctccctcctctccactccactcctttccccctctgcctctcctcatcctcccacttcccccctcctcacccctccttcccccctccccgcctcacctcctccccctctctctcccctccttcaccAAACCCCCTTCAGCCCTCCTCCTCCCTtccgcctccctccccccactctccacatcctactctcccatctcccaccctccctcctctcctcccaccacctctctccccctccctcccaacctccccccccccccgtcctcccctctcccacccccctctctcgctctcccacgccccgtcctcccctctctcccacccccctccctcccctctctacccctccccacacccctccatcccctccccctctcccacccctccactatctcccacccatcccccacaacacctctcccccacccccaaccctctatcccctccctcacccccaaccctctaccccctccctcacatccccccctccctctctcccctccactcccaccccacccccccccctctccacccaccctcccccacacacactcccaacgtccccctctctcccaccgaccccggtccctccctcccctctcccacatctCCCTCCcaacctcccctccacccccctccctcccactcccctctctcccaacCCGCCTCacttcttcccctccccacccctccccccatcacatccctctctcccatccccccgctaCCTACCAcccccccattcctccctcccctcccccacctccctccctcccctcttacccaccccccctcccctctcacgctccttccccccctcccctctcacccaccccccactccctccctcccctctcacacccccccctcccttcctcccatacccccctccctacctcccctctcacccacccccccttcctcccatatcccccctccctacctcccctcttacccaaccccccctcccttcctcccctaaccccctccctcccctctcacccacccccccctccatcactccctccctcccctctcacccacccctccctccctcccctctcacccacccccccctccctccctcccctctcacccaccacccccccctccctcccctctcacccaccccccatctccctccctcccctctcactcacccctcatctccctccctctcctctcacccacccctcatctccctccctctcctctcacccacccatctccctccctccctcccctctcacccacccatctccctccctccctcccctctcacccaccccccatctccctcccgcccctctcacccccccatctccctccctcccctctcacccaccccccatctccctccctcccctctcacccaccccccatctccctcccctctcacccaccccccatctccctccctcccctctcacccaccccccatctccctccctcccctctcacccaccccccatctccctccctcccctctcacccaccccccatctccctcccctctcacccaccccccatctccctccctcccctctcacccaccccccatctccctccctcccctctcacccaccccccatctccctccctcccctctcacccaccccccatctccctccctcccctctcacccaccccccatctccctccctcccctctcacccaccccccatctccctccctcccctctcacccaccccccatctccctccctcccctctcacccaccccccatctccctccctcccctctcacccaccccccatctccctccctcccctctcacccaccccccatctccctccctcccctctcacccaccccccatctccctccctcccctctcacccaccccccatctccctccctcccctctcacccaccccccatcacactccctcccctctcacccaccccccatcacactcccacccctctcacccaccccccatctccctccctcccctctcacccaccccccatctccctccctcccctctcacccaccccccaactccctccctcccctctcacccaccccccatctcccttcctcccctctcacccacccccacctccctccctccctcccctacccccacctccctccctccctcctctgtcacccacccccctccctcctctctcacccacacccccctccactccctctcaccctccctcccctccctctcacccaccctccctcccctctcacccaaccccccctccctccctcccctctcacccacccccctccctcccaaccccctccctctcacccacccccccctccttcccaccctccctccctcctcacccaccctccctccctccactctcacccacccccccctccctcccctctcacccaccccccccctccctcccctctcacNNNNNNNNNNNNNNNNNNNNNNNNNNNNNNNNNNNNNNNNNNNNNNNNNNNNNNNNNNNNNNNNNNNNNNNNNNNNNNNNNNNNNNNNNNNNNNNNNNNNNNNNNNNNNNNNNNNNNNNNNNNNNNNNNNNNNNNNNNNNNNNNNNNNNNNNNNNNNNNNNNNNNNNNNNNNNNNNNNNNNNNNNNNNNNNNNNNNNNNNcctccccacccacccccccctccctcccctacccacctcccctccctcccctctcacccacccgtcacccaccccctccctccctcccctctcacacaccgcctccctccctcccctctcactcacacaacctccctcccaccccaccccctccctcaccccacctccctccctcccctctcaaacacacccccactccctcccctctcaaacacacccccactccctcccctctcaaacacacccccactccctcccctctcaaacacacccccactccctcccctctcaaacacacccccactccctcccctctcaaacacacccccactccctcccctctcaaacacacccccactccctcccctctcaaccacccccccactccctccctccaacaccccccgctctctcccctctccccaacacccccactctcttcccctctctctcacacccctctcccccaccccctccctccctcctacacgcctctcgctcccctccctcctacacccccctcccctcccctctctcctacacccccctcccccctacaacaccctccctcccctccctcctacacccccctccctcccctaccccactccctcctacaccccctccctcccctacccccctccctcccacacccccctccctcatcccctccctccgacacagcccccacaaccctctccctcccctctccctcccacacccctctccctcccacacagcccccacacccctcccctctccctcccacacccctctccctcccaccccacacccctctccctcccaccccacacccctctccctcccaccccacacccctctccctcccaccccacacccctctccctcccaccccacacccctctccctcccacaccccccctcatacccctctccctcccacactcctctccctcccccacacccctctccctcccccacacccctctccctcccccacacccctctccctcccccacacccctctccctcccccacacccctctccctcccccacacccctctccctccctcacacccctctccctcccccacaccccccacaaccctctccctcccacacaccccccacaaccctctcccttccctccccttcatttaaaggtaggacttctattttttatttttattgattgagtgattgattgcttattactttggtcttggtgctttaggtgcagggttccttctatttttttgttaattaattgcttattactttttgtgctttgtaagtcttgatgtAGGTCCTCTcttcttccttgtattttttatttgttattgaatgcttatttttgtgttttgtttagtgcttggaGCTTAAAATGTACTGCTTTCTTTAGTGCTTTATATgtaatgcttctttaatgttgttgtgaaggtgtttagtgctttggaaaatcctcttactttgccccccctctctgctctccccccccatccccgccccccactttttcctttcccccccccatcctcttactttccctccacctcccccctcttccctccccctcctttccttcctctcccccctccccctccctttccttccccccttcctccccctccccccttctcatctctggctacctgcgctgattccttaagtctccacaaggtttttctgagcgaacaaaagtggacacatatgctggcctaagtagtttggagtatctttttgctggctaaacttgcttaaatggccaaaacaggtgcaagtgcttggtaatgcccccttttggggaaaaaaacagaactaaagaaactgaactaactcacttaaactggagcaaactaaatggggagaattgcgatttttaagatactccaaaaaaaaactagttgctccaaaaaaataggagtaactcctggggaaacttgggcccaagaaggTAGGTGGGCATTGGGGAAGGCATCTCCCAGTCACCATGCTCCCTTGGAACTTGTTTGATTTTCTTCAGGAGTTTCCCAGAGGTTTTTTTTCCCTAAATTTGGCTTACGGtcgttttcctgttttttttttaccaCTCCCAGGAGTGTGATAACGAGGGTGTGCAGAAGTTACACGATGACAGTGCaggacaggctcaatgggccagttggtcttttcctgtccttcaTTTTCAGATGTTTGTAAAATAAATTAAGTGTTTGGCAGTGGCCCACAGTGCAATTTCATGACCACAGTTTCTCTGTAAAAGGAGGCTGGCTCTCAATATGACACCAGGCCTTTAAACTGCAGTGATCGCTGATTTGGAACTATCAGCATCTAAATAAATCATAAATTAACTTGCATCTGATAATCTGGATTAAAATTAGAGTTGAGAACTAAAATTATTAGCGATATCAATTTGAACTAATTTCTATAAAACTGTTAACTTCACGGCTAAAATCCTTTATGTGATTCCCCAGATAAGTATTTTCTAGTAATAAGACGGTTCCAATGGATGATAGCAGAGGTAGACGTGTCTGTCTGGATGAAACATCTCTATTTGCCATTCATTTTAATGTTTCTTATTAAATGTGGCTATGACCTATATTTTGTACTGCTTCAGTGAATCCCTCAGATTATCTTATTTCTTTGGGTCAGATATTAATAAAATATATCTGGGCTGGAACCACCATAATCAGAGGCACCGTGGCAAAATGGTTGAATAGGAATCTATTCTTTTTACAGATGGAAAATGAACACTTGGATTATTGTATTATGTTTTTGACATGTTCAGTCTGTATCCTTTTCATATCTTTCAAACTGCCTCGAAATATAATATTTAAAAAGTAGGATTTAATAAGATTCAAATGCTACTTGTGCCAATTGGTGGTAAAGTTTTCAGCCACCTTGGCACCCCTTTTTGAACTCCCGCCCTAAACCCCTCCACTTTTCTCTCTAcctttaaaaaccttctcaaaatCCATCTCTCACCAACCTTCTGAACCTCCACCATAAGTAGTTGTATATAATGAGCAGACATCCATTTACATTTCATGTGAGCGCCATTATCATGCGGCTTATGACATTTAAATCTGCGCTGGACTATTTTCTGAGACATGTTCCATGATTCCATATAGGAATCAAATGAATGGAACTGAAAACAGAGAATGTAAACTGCAGCACTACAACTACAGAGCACAAACTGACCAGCCCCGGCAAGTAGAGTGCGTAACTCAATCTCCAGACACGAGCAAGAGGCAGATCATCCAGACTCTCCCAATCCCGCACCATGGCATGCCTTGTCCTGAATCTCCGTCACTGATGCAAAGCTTCTGGTTTAGGAGATATTGTGTATTTAAAACATACACAAGATTTATAGTTCACATTGAAAGACCCTCAGTCCATACGTAATGCCGCCAATCATGAACATTGACTATAGTGCAACAGAAACTGATCATAATACTGGTCAACCCACATTGGACTAGTGTGGCTTTAGTTTAGaaaataattttaattttaattaattattAATTTGCTCTAGTTATGAAATATTATAATTCACTTTTTCCATTAATGACAACTTTCATTATTGTCCTAG
Coding sequences:
- the bcl11aa gene encoding BCL11 transcription factor A a isoform X1, giving the protein MSRRKQGNPQHLSKREFSPDSLEAILTDEEEEHGTLGAPEGDHDLLTCGQCQMNFPLGDILIFIEHKRKQCNGGLCLVKAVDKPPSPSPSELKKASTPVEVGIQVTPDDDDCLSTSSKGVCPKQESTAAGKDEPSSYTCTTCKQPFNSAWFLLQHAQNTHGFRIYLETEHGSPLTPRVAIPSGLGADCASQPPLHGLHVADNSPFNLLRMSGPVSRETPGLGEGRFPPTPPLFSPPPRHHLDPHRMDRLSAEEMAMAAAAHHTSAFDRVLRLNSIPIEPPSMDFSRRLRELAGNTSTPPLSPNRPSPMQRLLQPFQSSNKSPFLSTPPLPPLQPAAPPAQTLLKSKSCEFCGKTFKFQSNLIVHRRSHTGEKPYKCHLCDHACTQASKLKRHMKTHLHKSSPMTVKSDDGLSTASSPEPGTSDLVGSASSALKSVVAKYKSETDANMIPENGDEEEEEEEEEEEEEEEEEEEEDDPENENRPDFAFGVSLEGGRHHENSSRPVEEKRSLPEVMHSIAMNTMQHYGEAFHQVLVEKHKRTQHSSETEVHRDTYDEDSVAGESDRTDDGTVNGRGSSPGESASVGLSKKPILGSPTSLSPFSKRIKLEKDFDLPSAPLAPTDNVYSQWLAGYAASRQMKDPFLSFGDSRQSPFATSSEHSSENGSLRFSTPPGELDGGISGRSGTGSGGSTPHITGPGPGRPSSKEGRRSDTCEFCGKIFKNCSNLTVHRRSHTGERPYKCDLCNYACAQSSKLTRHMKTHGQVGKDVYKCEICQMPFSVYSTLEKHMKKWHSERLLNNDIKTE
- the bcl11aa gene encoding BCL11 transcription factor A a isoform X3 produces the protein MSNPFRREGALASLCTSWKRKDEPSSYTCTTCKQPFNSAWFLLQHAQNTHGFRIYLETEHGSPLTPRVAIPSGLGADCASQPPLHGLHVADNSPFNLLRMSGPVSRETPGLGEGRFPPTPPLFSPPPRHHLDPHRMDRLSAEEMAMAAAAHHTSAFDRVLRLNSIPIEPPSMDFSRRLRELAGNTSTPPLSPNRPSPMQRLLQPFQSSNKSPFLSTPPLPPLQPAAPPAQTLLKSKSCEFCGKTFKFQSNLIVHRRSHTGEKPYKCHLCDHACTQASKLKRHMKTHLHKSSPMTVKSDDGLSTASSPEPGTSDLVGSASSALKSVVAKYKSETDANMIPENGDEEEEEEEEEEEEEEEEEEEEDDPENENRPDFAFGVSLEGGRHHENSSRPVEEKRSLPEVMHSIAMNTMQHYGEAFHQVLVEKHKRTQHSSETEVHRDTYDEDSVAGESDRTDDGTVNGRGSSPGESASVGLSKKPILGSPTSLSPFSKRIKLEKDFDLPSAPLAPTDNVYSQWLAGYAASRQMKDPFLSFGDSRQSPFATSSEHSSENGSLRFSTPPGELDGGISGRSGTGSGGSTPHITGPGPGRPSSKEGRRSDTCEFCGKIFKNCSNLTVHRRSHTGERPYKCDLCNYACAQSSKLTRHMKTHGQVGKDVYKCEICQMPFSVYSTLEKHMKKWHSERLLNNDIKTE
- the bcl11aa gene encoding BCL11 transcription factor A a isoform X2 codes for the protein MSRRKQGNPQHLSKREFSPDSLEAILTDEEEEHGTLGAPEGDHDLLTCGQCQMNFPLGDILIFIEHKRKQCNGGLCLVKAVDKPPSPSPSELKKASTPVEVGIQVTPDDDDCLSTSSKGVCPKQESTAAGKDEPSSYTCTTCKQPFNSAWFLLQHAQNTHGFRIYLETEHGSPLTPRVAIPSGLGADCASQPPLHGLHVADNSPFNLLRMSGPVSRETPGLGEGRFPPTPPLFSPPPRHHLDPHRMDRLSAEEMAMAAAAHHTSAFDRVLRLNSIPIEPPSMDFSRRLRELAGNTSTPPLSPNRPSPMQRLLQPFQSSNKSPFLSTPPLPPLQPAAPPAQTLLKSKSCEFCGKTFKFQSNLIVHRRSHTGEKPYKCHLCDHACTQASKLKRHMKTHLHKSSPMTVKSDDGLSTASSPEPGTSDLVGSASSALKSVVAKYKSETDANMIPENGDEEEEEEEEEEEEEEEEEEEEDDPENENRPDFAFGVSLEGGRHHENSSRPVEEKRSLPEVMHSIAMNTMQHYGEAFHQVLVEKHKRTQHSSETEVHRDTYDEDSVAGESDRTDDGTVNGRGSSPGESASVGLSKKPILGSPTSLSPFSKRIKLEKDFDLPSAPLAPTDNVYSQWLAGYAASRQMKDPFLSFGDSRQSPFATSSEHSSENGSLRFSTPPGELDGGISGRSGTGSGGSTPHITGPGPGRPSSKEGRRSDTCEFCGKIFKNCSNLTVHRRSHTGERPYKCDLCNYACAQSSKLTRHMKTHGQVRYYGYYLSQLQPQ